In Zea mays cultivar B73 chromosome 7, Zm-B73-REFERENCE-NAM-5.0, whole genome shotgun sequence, the following proteins share a genomic window:
- the LOC103633384 gene encoding momilactone A synthase, translated as MLRATHLAFRRDKGTAAGAALRGVVGGFSTASDSQSQRLAGKVAVITGAASGIGRATAAEFVRNGAKVILADVQDGAGRAVAAELGPAAEYARCDVTDEAQIAAAVDLAVARHGRLDVLYSNAGAPGASAPAPLPSLDLADFDRVMAVNARSAVACLKHAARVMVPRGAGCVLYTGSTTGMLGGLAALPYSLSKATVISVVRAAADELARSGVRVNAISPHAIATPLLLRSLARLHPGVPDEQLKRLVETGMSDLRGAVLQVQDVARAAVYLASDEAKFVTGHNLVVDGGFTASKRIGTPEASSTAS; from the exons ATGCTGAGAGCAACGCACCTCGCTTTCAG GAGGGACAAGGGTACGGCTGCGGGAGCCGCCTTGCGTGGCGTCGTCGGTGGCTTCTCGACGGCGTCAGACTCCCAGTCCCAAAGGCTAGCCGGCAAGGTCGCCGTCATCACCGGCGCGGCCAGCGGCATCGGCAGGGCGACGGCCGCCGAGTTCGTCCGGAACGGCGCCAAGGTCATCCTCGCGGACGTGCAGGACGGCGCCGGCCGCGCCGTGGCCGCCGAGCTCGGCCCGGCCGCGGAATACGCCCGCTGCGACGTCACGGACGAGGCCCAGATCGCCGCGGCGGTGGACCTCGCCGTGGCGCGCCACGGCCGCCTGGACGTGCTGTACAGCAACGCGGGCGCGCCGGGCGCCTCGGCGCCGGCGCCGCTGCCGTCGCTCGACCTCGCCGACTTCGACCGCGTCATGGCGGTCAACGCGCGGTCCGCGGTGGCGTGTCTCAAGCACGCCGCGCGCGTCATGGTGCCCCGCGGCGCCGGCTGCGTCCTGTACACGGGGAGCACTACGGGCATGCTCGGCGGCCTCGCCGCGCTGCCCTACAGCCTGTCCAAGGCCACGGTCATCTCCGTGGTGCGGGCCGCCGCGGACGAGCTGGCGCGGTCGGGGGTGCGCGTCAACGCCATCTCGCCGCACGCCATCGCCACGCCGCTGCTGCTCCGCTCCCTCGCCAGGCTGCACCCAGGCGTCCCCGACGAGCAGCTGAAGCGCCTGGTGGAGACTGGCATGAGCGACCTCCGTGGTGCggtgctgcaggtccaggacgtcgCAAGGGCGGCCGTCTACCTGGCCTCCGACGAGGCCAAGTTCGTCACCGGGCATAATCTCGTGGTTGACGGTGGGTTCACGGCCAGCAAGCGGATCGGCACGCCGGAGGCAAGCTCAACCGCTAGCTGA